One window of the Rufibacter radiotolerans genome contains the following:
- the ypfJ gene encoding KPN_02809 family neutral zinc metallopeptidase, producing the protein MKWQGRRKSSNVEDVRGQSGGGLGGGRGISPLLLLPLIRLLFSKVGLVIVAILALVFFLTGTNPLTLLQQFVGGEPQYAQTSTAQQSPEEQALAEQTATVLADTEDVWNKLIQGYREPTLVMFTDQINSACGTASSASGPFYCPGDEKLYIDLSFFEEMDNKLGAEGDFAQAYVIGHEVGHHVQKLTGTMDKVNAMRGQLSEAEFNKLMVRVELQADFYAGVWANHTQRATGFMEPGDLEEALNAASAIGDDRLQKQSTGRVVPDSFTHGTSAQRVRWFKKGFETGDVSQGDTFNAAVL; encoded by the coding sequence ATGAAATGGCAAGGTAGAAGAAAAAGCAGCAACGTTGAAGATGTTAGGGGGCAATCTGGGGGCGGTTTAGGCGGAGGGAGAGGCATCAGTCCCTTGCTGCTGCTTCCCCTGATTCGGCTCCTTTTCTCTAAAGTAGGGTTGGTTATAGTAGCCATACTGGCCCTGGTGTTCTTTTTAACAGGTACCAATCCGTTGACGCTCCTACAGCAGTTTGTGGGAGGTGAACCGCAATATGCGCAAACATCCACCGCCCAACAAAGCCCAGAAGAGCAGGCCCTGGCAGAGCAGACGGCCACCGTGCTGGCAGATACCGAAGATGTGTGGAACAAACTCATTCAAGGGTACCGGGAGCCTACCTTAGTCATGTTTACAGATCAGATAAACTCAGCATGCGGGACAGCCTCTTCGGCCTCTGGTCCGTTCTACTGTCCCGGCGATGAAAAACTGTACATTGACCTGAGCTTTTTTGAGGAAATGGATAACAAACTCGGTGCCGAGGGGGACTTTGCGCAGGCGTATGTCATAGGCCATGAGGTGGGGCACCATGTGCAGAAGCTTACAGGCACCATGGACAAGGTAAATGCCATGCGGGGTCAATTATCTGAGGCTGAGTTCAACAAACTCATGGTGAGGGTGGAGCTGCAGGCCGACTTCTACGCTGGCGTTTGGGCCAACCACACGCAGCGGGCTACAGGGTTCATGGAGCCTGGTGACCTGGAGGAGGCGCTAAACGCAGCAAGTGCCATTGGGGATGACCGCCTTCAGAAACAATCCACAGGTAGAGTGGTGCCAGATTCCTTCACCCACGGTACTTCTGCCCAAAGGGTAAGGTGGTTTAAAAAAGGCTTTGAAACAGGTGATGTATCACAGGGAGATACCTTTAACGCCGCTGTTTTATAG
- the purL gene encoding phosphoribosylformylglycinamidine synthase, whose amino-acid sequence MLHFFFNQPDTVFALQAERELTSKDISKLEWLFGNAQLQQETTLSGYFAGPRAAMITPWSTNAVEITQNMGIEGIIRIEEFKVVAEDYADFDPMLSQKYRGLDQEVYDIHIKPEPVLPVEDIAAYNKQEGLSLSEEEVDYLNKLAEKLQRPLTDSEVFGFSQVNSEHCRHKIFNGKFVIDGEEKPSSLFKLIRKTSEANPNDIVSAYKDNVAFIKGPVVQQFAPKRADVPDFYELSDFESVISIKAETHNFPTTVEPFNGAATGSGGEIRDRLAGGQGSLPLAGTAVYMTALSRLEKDRPWEKATQERKWLYQTPMDILIKASNGATDFGNKFGQPLITGSVLTFEYDEKADALETPRKLGYDKVIMLAGGVGYGKANQAQKQHPKAGDKIVILGGENYRIGMGGAAVSSADTGEHGTGIELNAIQRSNPEMQKRAANAIRGLVESAHNPIVSIHDHGAGGHLNCLSELVEETGGKIDLDKLPVGDPTLSAKEIIGNESQERMGLVIGENDIATLQKIAARERAPMYTVGDVTGDHRFTFESASTGQKPMDLELSDMFGSSPKVVMTDTTIDRAYQPITYDQSQLPTYLEQVLQLEAVACKDWLTNKVDRCVGGRVAKQQCAGPLQLPLNNCGVMALDFQGKEGVATSIGHAPISALIDPAAGSRNAIGESLSNLVWAPLKDGLQSVSLSANWMWASKNAGEDARLYKAVEACSEFAIALGINIPTGKDSLSMKQKYKEEDVIAPGTVIISAAGNCSDIRKVVEPVLQRDGGNIYYINLSNDTFKLGGSSFAQVVNKIGNQTPDITDAALLKNAFNTLQGLIKEGKIAAGHDIGSGGLITTLLEMCFADNNLGASIDLTSLGEADSIKVLFAENIGVVFQASEEVEDTLNANKVPFHKIGTSTASATLELKNGEEAYSFDIAELRDVWFKTSYLLDIKQSGLPSAKERFENYKKHDLLYKFPEGFTGKKPLLDTSKPRIKAAIIREKGSNSEREMANAMYLAGFDVKDVHMTDLISGRETLEDIRFIGAVGGFSNSDVLGSAKGWAGAFMYNEKAKNALENFFAREDTLSVGICNGCQLFVELGLITMGHDQKAKMLHNVSQKHESIFTSLTIQENKSVMLSSLAGSTLGVWVSHGEGRFSLPHTEDTYQIVSKYAYDTYPACPNGSDYNTAMICDETGRHLVMMPHIERSLLQWQWAYYPKDRQDEVSPWMEAFVNARKWLESNEK is encoded by the coding sequence ATGCTTCACTTCTTTTTTAATCAGCCAGATACAGTTTTCGCTTTACAGGCAGAGCGGGAGCTAACCTCCAAAGACATATCTAAACTTGAGTGGCTTTTTGGTAATGCCCAGCTCCAGCAAGAAACCACCCTCAGTGGCTATTTTGCAGGACCCCGCGCGGCCATGATCACCCCCTGGAGTACCAATGCCGTGGAAATCACCCAGAACATGGGCATAGAGGGGATAATCCGGATTGAAGAGTTTAAAGTAGTAGCGGAAGATTACGCAGATTTTGACCCCATGCTTTCTCAAAAGTACCGCGGGTTAGATCAGGAAGTATATGATATTCATATTAAGCCGGAGCCTGTGCTGCCGGTGGAAGATATTGCAGCCTATAACAAACAGGAAGGGCTTTCATTAAGCGAAGAAGAGGTTGATTACTTAAACAAACTTGCTGAGAAATTACAAAGACCGCTTACTGACTCTGAGGTTTTTGGATTCTCGCAGGTGAATTCAGAGCACTGTCGCCATAAGATCTTCAATGGCAAATTCGTGATTGATGGCGAAGAGAAACCAAGTTCTTTATTCAAACTGATCCGCAAAACATCAGAGGCCAATCCAAATGACATTGTTTCGGCCTATAAAGATAACGTGGCCTTTATCAAAGGCCCGGTGGTGCAGCAGTTTGCACCTAAACGGGCCGATGTCCCTGACTTCTATGAGTTAAGTGATTTTGAATCGGTTATTTCCATCAAAGCAGAAACGCATAATTTCCCCACAACCGTTGAGCCCTTCAACGGGGCTGCTACCGGTTCTGGTGGAGAGATCAGGGATAGATTGGCAGGTGGCCAGGGATCGCTTCCGTTAGCCGGGACTGCCGTTTATATGACGGCCTTGTCGCGCCTTGAAAAGGACCGACCTTGGGAAAAAGCCACCCAGGAAAGAAAATGGCTGTACCAAACACCAATGGATATTCTGATCAAGGCTTCTAACGGGGCCACTGATTTTGGCAATAAGTTTGGGCAGCCCTTGATCACCGGGTCTGTTCTCACATTTGAATATGACGAAAAAGCGGATGCCCTGGAGACGCCACGTAAACTGGGCTATGACAAAGTGATCATGCTTGCCGGTGGCGTGGGGTATGGCAAGGCGAACCAGGCCCAGAAGCAGCACCCCAAAGCCGGCGATAAAATTGTGATCCTGGGGGGTGAGAACTACCGCATAGGCATGGGCGGGGCAGCCGTTTCTTCCGCTGACACAGGCGAGCACGGAACAGGCATTGAGTTGAACGCGATCCAGCGTTCTAACCCGGAGATGCAGAAACGCGCCGCTAACGCCATACGGGGCTTGGTGGAAAGTGCCCACAACCCAATTGTTTCTATCCATGACCATGGGGCTGGCGGCCACTTAAACTGCCTCTCAGAACTTGTGGAAGAAACAGGCGGTAAAATAGACTTGGATAAACTCCCTGTGGGTGACCCTACCCTCTCCGCGAAAGAGATCATTGGCAATGAGTCTCAGGAACGGATGGGATTGGTGATAGGCGAAAACGACATTGCCACCCTGCAAAAGATAGCCGCCCGTGAACGAGCGCCTATGTATACCGTGGGCGACGTAACTGGTGACCACCGCTTCACCTTTGAATCAGCTTCTACCGGCCAGAAACCCATGGACCTGGAGTTAAGCGATATGTTTGGCAGTTCGCCTAAAGTGGTGATGACTGATACCACTATTGACAGGGCGTACCAGCCAATAACCTACGATCAAAGCCAGTTGCCTACTTACCTGGAACAGGTATTACAACTGGAAGCCGTGGCCTGCAAAGACTGGCTCACGAATAAAGTAGACCGTTGCGTTGGGGGCCGGGTAGCAAAACAGCAGTGTGCGGGTCCGTTACAGTTGCCTCTGAACAACTGCGGCGTGATGGCGCTTGACTTCCAGGGGAAAGAGGGGGTTGCCACTTCTATTGGGCATGCTCCCATCTCCGCTTTGATTGATCCGGCAGCGGGCAGCCGCAATGCCATAGGTGAATCTCTGTCTAACCTTGTTTGGGCGCCTTTAAAAGATGGCTTGCAGAGCGTTTCGCTTTCTGCCAACTGGATGTGGGCCTCAAAAAACGCTGGAGAAGACGCCCGTCTTTATAAAGCGGTAGAAGCCTGTTCTGAATTCGCGATTGCCCTGGGCATTAACATCCCTACGGGCAAGGACTCACTATCCATGAAGCAGAAATATAAAGAGGAAGACGTGATTGCCCCTGGCACTGTCATCATTTCGGCAGCCGGGAATTGCAGCGATATACGCAAGGTGGTAGAGCCGGTATTACAGCGCGACGGAGGTAACATTTACTACATTAACCTCTCTAATGACACTTTTAAGTTAGGCGGTTCTTCTTTTGCGCAGGTGGTCAACAAGATTGGGAACCAAACCCCTGATATTACAGATGCCGCGCTTCTTAAGAATGCCTTTAACACTCTGCAAGGCTTAATCAAAGAAGGCAAGATAGCTGCTGGCCATGATATTGGCAGCGGCGGCTTGATCACTACCTTGCTGGAGATGTGCTTTGCGGATAATAACCTGGGGGCCTCTATTGACCTTACATCCCTGGGAGAAGCAGATAGCATTAAAGTGCTGTTTGCTGAAAATATAGGCGTGGTATTCCAGGCGTCAGAAGAAGTGGAAGACACCTTAAATGCGAATAAGGTACCCTTCCACAAAATAGGCACCAGTACTGCCAGTGCTACTCTGGAGTTGAAGAACGGAGAGGAAGCATATAGCTTTGACATAGCAGAGTTGCGGGATGTTTGGTTTAAAACCTCCTATCTGCTGGATATTAAGCAAAGTGGCCTGCCAAGTGCCAAAGAGCGATTCGAGAACTACAAGAAGCATGACCTGCTGTACAAATTCCCGGAAGGCTTTACAGGAAAGAAACCTTTATTAGATACCTCTAAGCCTAGAATCAAGGCGGCCATTATACGTGAGAAAGGAAGTAACTCTGAGCGTGAAATGGCGAATGCCATGTACCTGGCAGGCTTTGATGTGAAAGACGTGCACATGACGGACCTGATCTCCGGAAGAGAAACGCTGGAAGACATCCGGTTCATTGGTGCTGTAGGAGGCTTCTCCAATTCAGATGTACTGGGTTCAGCAAAAGGATGGGCCGGGGCCTTTATGTACAATGAGAAAGCGAAAAATGCGCTGGAGAACTTCTTTGCGCGGGAAGACACCTTATCGGTTGGAATCTGCAATGGCTGCCAGCTGTTTGTAGAACTAGGGCTCATTACCATGGGGCATGACCAGAAGGCGAAAATGCTGCACAACGTGAGCCAGAAACACGAAAGTATCTTTACTTCCTTAACCATCCAGGAAAATAAATCGGTTATGCTTTCAAGCCTGGCTGGGAGCACGCTGGGGGTTTGGGTGTCTCATGGCGAAGGTCGTTTTAGTTTACCGCACACCGAGGATACCTATCAAATCGTGTCCAAATACGCATATGATACCTATCCAGCCTGCCCTAACGGCTCTGACTACAATACGGCTATGATATGCGATGAAACCGGTCGTCACTTAGTGATGATGCCCCACATTGAACGCTCGCTTCTGCAGTGGCAGTGGGCGTATTATCCAAAAGACCGTCAGGATGAAGTCTCTCCCTGGATGGAAGCTTTTGTGAACGCAAGAAAATGGCTTGAATCTAACGAGAAATAG
- a CDS encoding sialate O-acetylesterase: protein MNLCKKAPAGLRLLLILFVCLNALAAQSKVKLPQLVSDGMVLQRDAKTKIWGWAAAGEKVTVAFKGKTYRTAADPQGNWAIALASMKAGGPFTMDIKGTNQLVLKDIWIGDVYLVSGQSNMVHQMALHNITYAQDIATANYPQIRHFWIPTATNLAGPAKDLPAGSWKWANPQDVNNFSAVAYFFARKLYNEYKIPIGLINASVGGTPIEAWMSEEGLKSFPEKLAAIQKNLDTSYVNSTKRLALAAAIASRPKTEQDKGLTGTLKWFDPSYQPKNWRPINVPGYWEDQGIKDLNGVVWYRREVEIPASMAGVPAKVFLGRIVDADILFVNGKDVGKTTYQYPQRRYSLPAGTLKPGKNLFVVRVTNNGGKGGFVPDKPYFIEVNGTKVDLKGDWQYKVGEVYQPVNMSGQLAAINEQNQPAALYNAMVAPAINYTIKGILWYQGESNAGNPAEYKKLLPALISDWRSKWKQGNLPFLFVQLPNFMEVNYLPSESNWALMREAALQTLTVPNTAMAVTLGLGEWNDIHPDNKKDVGERLALAAQKLIYGEKKLVSSGSLYQSSKLEDGKITVSFTNTGSGLVSHDGEDLSWFAIAGADKKFVWAKAKIDGNKVVVWSEEVPDPKYVRYAWADNPDGANLYNKEGLPASPFRTDADGEKLP, encoded by the coding sequence ATGAATCTCTGTAAAAAAGCACCTGCCGGCCTCCGCCTTCTTTTGATCTTGTTTGTTTGCTTAAACGCCTTAGCAGCCCAAAGCAAAGTGAAGCTTCCCCAGTTGGTAAGTGACGGAATGGTGTTGCAACGGGATGCTAAAACCAAAATCTGGGGCTGGGCCGCTGCTGGTGAAAAGGTAACCGTGGCCTTTAAAGGCAAGACTTACCGCACCGCCGCAGACCCCCAAGGCAACTGGGCTATCGCGCTTGCCTCCATGAAAGCGGGCGGGCCTTTTACCATGGATATTAAAGGCACAAACCAATTGGTGCTGAAAGATATCTGGATAGGAGACGTGTACCTGGTGTCTGGCCAGTCTAACATGGTGCACCAGATGGCCTTGCATAACATTACCTATGCGCAAGACATTGCCACCGCCAATTACCCTCAGATAAGGCATTTCTGGATCCCGACGGCCACCAACCTGGCTGGACCCGCAAAAGATCTTCCGGCAGGATCCTGGAAATGGGCCAACCCCCAGGATGTGAACAATTTCTCGGCGGTGGCTTATTTCTTTGCGCGCAAGCTGTACAATGAGTATAAAATTCCGATTGGGTTGATCAATGCCAGCGTGGGGGGAACACCCATTGAGGCATGGATGAGCGAAGAGGGCCTGAAGTCTTTTCCTGAGAAATTAGCGGCCATTCAGAAAAACCTAGACACCAGTTACGTGAACAGTACCAAGCGCTTGGCCCTGGCCGCCGCAATTGCCTCCAGGCCTAAGACGGAGCAGGATAAGGGACTTACCGGGACCCTTAAATGGTTTGATCCATCTTATCAGCCAAAAAACTGGCGCCCCATCAATGTTCCTGGCTACTGGGAAGACCAGGGCATCAAAGACCTGAATGGGGTAGTCTGGTACCGCCGCGAAGTAGAGATTCCGGCGTCAATGGCGGGCGTACCGGCCAAGGTGTTTTTGGGTAGAATCGTTGACGCAGACATTTTGTTTGTGAACGGGAAAGATGTAGGCAAAACCACCTACCAATACCCGCAACGGAGGTACAGCCTTCCCGCCGGCACCCTGAAGCCAGGGAAAAACCTCTTTGTAGTACGGGTAACCAATAATGGCGGCAAAGGAGGCTTTGTACCGGACAAGCCTTATTTTATTGAAGTCAACGGTACCAAGGTTGACCTGAAAGGCGATTGGCAGTATAAGGTGGGAGAGGTATACCAGCCTGTAAATATGAGCGGACAGTTGGCAGCTATAAACGAGCAAAACCAGCCTGCTGCCTTGTATAATGCCATGGTAGCCCCCGCTATAAATTACACCATAAAGGGCATTCTCTGGTACCAAGGCGAAAGCAATGCCGGAAACCCCGCGGAATATAAGAAACTCTTGCCCGCCCTGATCAGTGATTGGCGCTCCAAATGGAAGCAAGGCAACCTTCCTTTTCTATTTGTCCAGCTCCCCAATTTCATGGAGGTGAATTACCTGCCCAGTGAAAGCAATTGGGCATTGATGAGGGAAGCCGCCTTGCAAACTTTGACCGTCCCCAATACTGCCATGGCCGTTACCCTTGGTCTGGGCGAGTGGAATGACATTCACCCAGACAATAAAAAAGACGTAGGCGAGCGCCTGGCGTTGGCAGCCCAGAAGTTAATTTACGGTGAAAAGAAGTTGGTTTCCTCTGGTTCGCTTTACCAGTCTTCCAAATTGGAAGATGGTAAAATAACCGTAAGCTTTACCAATACCGGCAGTGGGTTAGTTTCTCATGACGGTGAAGACCTAAGCTGGTTTGCCATAGCCGGGGCAGATAAAAAATTCGTTTGGGCTAAAGCCAAAATAGACGGCAACAAGGTAGTGGTGTGGAGTGAGGAGGTGCCGGACCCCAAGTATGTGCGGTACGCCTGGGCAGATAACCCCGATGGGGCCAACCTATACAACAAGGAAGGATTACCCGCCTCGCCTTTCCGGACGGATGCAGACGGGGAGAAACTCCCGTAA
- a CDS encoding winged helix-turn-helix domain-containing protein, whose amino-acid sequence MKILLNGLHKAFESRIRLGIMSALAVNDMLDFNALKEYLDVTDGNLASHLKALEKEEFIKVEKSFVGRKPNTTYAVTPLGKKAFSDHLSALEKLIKGASS is encoded by the coding sequence GTGAAAATATTACTTAATGGTTTACATAAAGCATTTGAAAGTAGGATCAGGCTGGGAATTATGTCAGCGCTGGCGGTGAATGATATGCTGGACTTCAACGCCCTGAAGGAGTACCTGGATGTGACCGATGGCAACCTGGCAAGTCACCTGAAGGCTTTGGAGAAAGAAGAGTTTATAAAAGTGGAGAAATCGTTTGTAGGCAGAAAGCCCAATACCACCTATGCCGTTACACCCCTGGGCAAAAAAGCGTTTAGTGACCATTTGTCTGCCCTGGAGAAACTGATAAAGGGAGCTTCTTCTTAG
- a CDS encoding LURP-one-related/scramblase family protein has translation MKDALFPLDFTFKVTTLSNDFTVQDASGLTVSYVKQKLFKLVEEVKVFNDESQAELLYSIKANKWIDFSAAYTFTDGGGREIGRVARKGWASMWKAHYEVFDQNQDQDFIIREENAWIRVGDALLGQLPVVSLLTGYFFNPSYLVTRPDGTTVARLKKQRSFFGRRFTVSQEGEFQGEEAERVTLSLMMMILLERRRG, from the coding sequence ATGAAAGACGCCCTATTCCCCCTTGATTTCACCTTTAAGGTGACCACCCTCTCCAATGATTTTACCGTGCAGGATGCCAGTGGCCTGACGGTGAGCTATGTAAAACAGAAACTCTTTAAACTGGTAGAGGAAGTAAAAGTCTTTAATGACGAATCACAAGCGGAGTTACTCTACTCCATTAAAGCCAATAAATGGATTGACTTTTCGGCGGCCTATACCTTCACCGATGGCGGGGGACGCGAAATTGGCCGGGTGGCCCGGAAAGGCTGGGCCTCTATGTGGAAGGCGCATTATGAGGTTTTTGACCAAAACCAGGACCAAGACTTTATTATTAGGGAGGAAAATGCCTGGATACGGGTAGGTGATGCCTTGCTGGGCCAGTTGCCGGTGGTTAGCCTGTTAACGGGTTACTTCTTCAACCCTTCTTATCTTGTCACCAGACCAGACGGCACCACAGTAGCTAGGCTTAAGAAACAGCGGTCCTTCTTCGGCCGCAGGTTCACGGTCTCTCAGGAAGGAGAGTTCCAGGGCGAAGAGGCAGAAAGAGTTACCTTGAGCTTAATGATGATGATCCTACTGGAAAGACGCAGAGGCTAA
- a CDS encoding APC family permease: MENEAAICVAPTSAPKAHPHKLKELAATAICGNDITSSCLYVSALAIIYSGQYAWVALLMVGGVLFLFRSIYGEVVGALPLNGGAYNALLNTTSKSTASLAACLTLLSYMATAVISASEAMHYVHHLWQGLPILIATVALLAFFMGLTIMGIGESSIVAVIIFITHISTLTILVVIGFAYLFSHGFDTLILNYSQPLQGSIWKALYFGFAAAMLGISGFESSANFVEEQAPGVFPKTLRNMWLAVTVFNPLTAFLAIALIPMAAVAQNSTALLAYLGEIAGGPWLATLVSVNAALVLSGAVLTSYVGVTGLVQRMTLDRCLPQFLLITNKKGSAYLIMISFFLLCVSILLITRGDIGALAGVYTISFLSVMTLFGVGNVLLKLRRNRLPRPVRASGWVLIVAISAVVAALVGNAILNPAYVWVFLKYFIPTVSVVFIMLYRIELLLFFTYLLEHVWRPIAKILPFKSYNMIRLVMKIKSQEFVFFTKGDNIANINKVMRYIVVNEHTNRLKIVNVLKEGEEPPKKLMHEIEVLDLAYPELEVDFVIIRGQFGPELIQELSDKWKIPKNFMFIGSPGDRFPYGLEELGGVRLVI, translated from the coding sequence ATGGAAAACGAGGCAGCTATTTGTGTTGCACCCACGTCTGCACCTAAAGCGCATCCGCATAAATTAAAGGAACTGGCGGCTACTGCCATTTGCGGGAATGATATCACCTCTTCCTGCTTATATGTTTCAGCGCTGGCCATTATCTATTCCGGGCAATATGCCTGGGTGGCTCTACTCATGGTAGGCGGGGTTTTGTTTCTGTTCAGGAGTATTTACGGCGAGGTGGTAGGCGCCCTTCCGTTGAATGGGGGAGCCTACAATGCCTTGCTGAACACCACCAGCAAAAGTACCGCCTCCCTGGCCGCCTGCCTTACCCTTCTTTCCTATATGGCCACCGCCGTTATTTCGGCCAGTGAGGCCATGCATTACGTGCACCACCTGTGGCAGGGGCTTCCTATTCTAATTGCTACGGTGGCTTTGCTTGCCTTCTTCATGGGGCTAACCATTATGGGCATAGGCGAGTCATCTATAGTCGCGGTCATCATTTTTATCACCCATATTTCCACGCTTACCATTCTGGTGGTCATTGGGTTTGCCTACCTGTTTTCACATGGGTTTGACACCCTGATCCTCAATTACAGCCAACCTTTGCAGGGGAGCATCTGGAAGGCCCTTTACTTCGGCTTTGCCGCCGCCATGCTGGGCATATCTGGGTTTGAGAGCTCGGCTAACTTTGTGGAAGAGCAGGCCCCGGGCGTTTTCCCGAAGACTTTGCGCAACATGTGGCTGGCCGTGACGGTTTTTAACCCCCTTACCGCATTTCTGGCCATCGCCCTTATACCTATGGCCGCCGTGGCCCAGAACTCTACGGCCCTGTTGGCTTATTTGGGGGAAATTGCCGGCGGGCCCTGGCTTGCCACGCTGGTGTCTGTAAATGCTGCCTTGGTACTAAGCGGGGCGGTGCTCACGTCTTACGTGGGGGTAACTGGGTTGGTGCAACGCATGACCCTGGACCGTTGCCTACCTCAGTTCCTGCTTATTACCAATAAAAAAGGATCTGCCTACCTCATCATGATCAGCTTCTTTTTGCTGTGCGTGTCTATTTTGTTAATCACCAGGGGCGATATTGGGGCTTTGGCCGGCGTGTACACCATTTCCTTTTTGTCTGTGATGACTTTGTTTGGGGTGGGGAACGTGCTTCTGAAATTGCGCCGTAACCGGCTTCCCCGGCCCGTGCGGGCGTCTGGATGGGTCTTAATAGTAGCTATTTCAGCAGTGGTTGCGGCCCTGGTGGGGAATGCCATCCTTAATCCTGCCTATGTGTGGGTGTTCCTCAAGTATTTTATCCCAACGGTATCCGTTGTGTTTATTATGCTCTACCGGATAGAATTACTGCTTTTCTTTACTTATCTGCTGGAACATGTGTGGCGCCCTATAGCCAAGATTTTGCCTTTCAAATCTTATAACATGATCCGGTTGGTGATGAAGATAAAGTCGCAGGAGTTTGTCTTTTTTACCAAGGGAGATAACATTGCCAACATCAACAAGGTCATGCGCTACATTGTAGTGAACGAGCATACCAACCGCCTTAAAATAGTGAATGTGCTCAAGGAAGGGGAGGAACCGCCTAAAAAACTGATGCATGAGATAGAAGTGCTGGATTTGGCCTACCCTGAACTGGAAGTGGATTTTGTGATTATCAGGGGGCAGTTTGGGCCAGAGCTCATCCAGGAACTGTCAGACAAGTGGAAGATCCCTAAGAATTTCATGTTCATCGGCTCACCGGGAGACCGTTTCCCGTATGGCCTGGAAGAATTGGGAGGGGTACGCTTAGTCATCTAA
- a CDS encoding ArnT family glycosyltransferase — MFVKDWLYSRNAFWVVLLVLLGALLFQLGAWGVLETSEARYAEISREMLASGDWLHPRLLGILHYHKPPLTYMITAVGMAVFGVNEFGARFFLQVSFVVQAGLVYGLGCLLFKSRKVAMTALIIYVTLPAALISARNLTTDSFLATFELLAIWAWVKFKLQGKPGFLFLFFIALALAFLTKGPVGLLFPVMVMMAFANSGGYKAGKGQWMLGLLIFLGLGSSWYVYLMLQDQRFVDYFLFRQTVERFANPEAFNRSKPWWYYLVLAPVLSLPWSVMLGIHFRKLWDLVPLHRKLFGLWILVPLLFFSLSGSKLILYILPLFAGLALLMAWLLSELTESQRRNSVIIGFLFYGCMSLALLSAPLLPVGVALSPGAFLFPVLSLLVLLYLGQSLWENNEKLLLGALSFTLFLVPFSTYLLSDNAALLPGSEHVAAALKEKGLAKRQVVVYDQLLPSLAFEQKRTIVSLYDSNKGLQRETQFENSEAWRCAFLQCGNAQDSTALVKLLAQKPVVMVKGKLPPNRKWLLRAFTKTKQVGPWNLHY; from the coding sequence ATGTTTGTTAAAGACTGGCTGTATAGCCGCAACGCCTTCTGGGTGGTTTTACTGGTGCTTTTAGGGGCGCTACTTTTCCAATTGGGGGCCTGGGGAGTACTGGAAACCAGTGAGGCGCGCTACGCCGAAATAAGCCGGGAAATGCTGGCCTCCGGGGACTGGTTGCACCCCCGGTTGCTGGGTATTTTGCATTACCACAAGCCACCCCTTACCTACATGATCACCGCGGTGGGCATGGCCGTGTTTGGCGTAAATGAATTCGGGGCCCGGTTTTTCCTGCAGGTATCTTTTGTGGTGCAAGCGGGGTTGGTTTACGGGCTTGGGTGCCTGCTTTTCAAAAGCAGAAAAGTGGCCATGACGGCGCTCATCATCTATGTAACCCTGCCTGCAGCCCTCATTTCGGCCCGTAACCTCACCACCGATTCCTTTCTGGCCACGTTTGAATTATTGGCCATCTGGGCTTGGGTAAAGTTTAAACTTCAGGGTAAGCCGGGGTTCCTATTTCTGTTTTTCATTGCCCTGGCGCTGGCCTTTTTAACGAAGGGGCCGGTAGGACTGCTTTTCCCAGTCATGGTAATGATGGCCTTTGCCAATAGCGGTGGCTATAAAGCAGGGAAAGGGCAGTGGATGTTGGGGCTATTGATCTTTCTGGGACTGGGGAGCTCCTGGTATGTATACCTAATGCTCCAGGACCAACGGTTTGTGGACTACTTTTTATTCCGGCAGACAGTGGAACGGTTTGCCAATCCAGAGGCTTTTAACCGGTCCAAGCCTTGGTGGTATTACCTGGTGTTGGCCCCGGTCCTTAGCCTGCCCTGGTCAGTTATGCTAGGTATTCACTTTAGAAAACTATGGGACCTGGTCCCGCTCCACAGAAAGCTTTTCGGGCTCTGGATTCTGGTTCCGCTGCTGTTTTTCTCCCTATCGGGCTCCAAGCTTATTTTGTACATCTTGCCTTTGTTTGCGGGGCTGGCTTTACTCATGGCCTGGCTGCTGTCTGAATTAACAGAATCCCAACGGCGGAATTCGGTCATTATTGGCTTTCTTTTTTATGGGTGTATGTCCTTAGCCTTGTTGAGTGCCCCTCTGTTGCCGGTTGGGGTAGCCTTGTCTCCGGGTGCTTTTCTGTTCCCGGTTTTATCGTTACTAGTCCTTCTGTACCTGGGCCAAAGCCTTTGGGAAAACAATGAGAAACTGCTGTTGGGTGCCCTGTCTTTCACCCTTTTTCTTGTGCCTTTCTCTACCTACCTTTTGTCCGATAATGCGGCGCTCTTACCTGGGAGCGAACATGTAGCAGCAGCTCTGAAAGAAAAAGGGTTGGCCAAAAGGCAAGTAGTAGTGTATGATCAATTGCTGCCCTCGCTGGCCTTTGAACAGAAAAGAACCATAGTCTCCCTGTACGACTCTAACAAGGGCCTGCAACGCGAGACCCAATTTGAGAATTCGGAGGCCTGGCGATGCGCCTTTTTGCAGTGTGGCAATGCCCAGGATTCCACGGCCCTGGTCAAGCTACTAGCGCAGAAACCCGTGGTTATGGTAAAAGGGAAATTACCGCCCAACCGGAAATGGTTACTGAGGGCCTTTACAAAAACAAAGCAGGTAGGTCCCTGGAACCTGCACTATTAA